A region from the Aegilops tauschii subsp. strangulata cultivar AL8/78 chromosome 5, Aet v6.0, whole genome shotgun sequence genome encodes:
- the LOC109741451 gene encoding protein SRG1 has translation MEASAKKMLRDEITDATAAAFAGSTVIPDRYVWPDETAGRGSTVVGDDESLKLIPVLDMASLLDGSPEEIAKLGAACRDWGFFQLRNHGVDETVVERVKDSTREFFRLPLEKKKAVGIVKAEDGFQGFGHHFNTSTGKLDWAESLLLGTQPIGHRNMDLWPTELPTFRDAVEKYSLEMTKLKSLLMASMAIDLGIKPETLLETVQGKIQNIVFHHYPPCRHNADKVIGIPPHTDGLFLTIVLEVDATPGLQVSNDGRWFPVRPLPGSLTVFVGDILEVLTNGRYKSVEHRVLVDAERDRTTIATFQDACVAGMVKPLPELAEVARYISIEKHDYVHRQFQALTERANIVDSLKI, from the exons ATGGAGGCTAGCGCCAAGAAGATGCTGAGGGACGAGATCACGGACGCCACCGCGGCCGCATTCGCTGGCTCCACCGTCATCCCCGACAGGTACGTTTGGCCCGACGAGACCGCCGGCCGGGGCAGCACTGTCGTCGGAGACGACGAGAGCCTCAAGCTTATCCCCGTCCTAGACATGGCCAGCCTGCTGGATGGGTCACCAGAGGAGATCGCCAAGCTTGGCGCTGCATGCCGGGACTGGGGTTTCTTCCAG CTAAGAAACCATGGCGTCGACGAGACGGTTGTGGAGCGTGTGAAGGATAGCACCCGAGAGTTCTTCAGGTTGCCACTGGAGAAGAAGAAAGCAGTGGGGATCGTCAAGGCAGAAGATGGCTTCCAAGGGTTTGGTCATCACTTCAACACGTCCACGGGTAAGCTGGACTGGGCAGAGTCTCTGCTCCTCGGAACGCAGCCAATCGGCCACAGAAACATGGACCTGTGGCCTACTGAGCTGCCAACATTTAG GGATGCAGTTGAGAAGTACTCCCTAGAGATGACCAAGTTGAAAAGCCTTCTCATGGCGTCCATGGCCATTGATCTTGGGATCAAACCAGAGACGCTTCTCGAAACCGTCCAGGGCAAGATCCAGAACATCGTGTTCCACCACTACCCTCCGTGCCGGCACAACGCCGATAAGGTGATCGGCATCCCACCGCACACGGACGGCCTCTTTTTGACGATAGTCCTGGAGGTGGACGCCACGCCTGGCTTACAGGTTAGCAATGACGGCAGGTGGTTCCCCGTGCGGCCATTGCCGGGGTCCCTGACCGTCTTCGTAGGTGACATCCTCGAGGTCCTCACCAACGGCAGGTACAAGAGTGTCGAACACAGGGTGCTCGTCGATGCCGAGAGAGACCGAACCACCATCGCCACATTCCAAGATGCATGTGTCGCCGGGATGGTGAAACCGCTCCCCGAGCTTGCGGAGGTGGCACGGTACATTTCTATTGAGAAACATGACTATGTGCATCGCCAGTTTCAGGCACTGACTGAAAGGGCAAACATTGTCGATAGCCTCAAGATATAG